In one window of Notolabrus celidotus isolate fNotCel1 chromosome 17, fNotCel1.pri, whole genome shotgun sequence DNA:
- the ackr4b gene encoding atypical chemokine receptor 4 produces the protein MDDFYYDDEDSSLNDSYDYSFEHSVCDKEAVRSFGSVFLPIIYAIALVVGLAGNALVIVVYASKVRLRTLTDMCILNLAVSDVLLLFTLPFWAADAVHGWRLGSAACKITSFLYSTNFSCGMLLLACISVDRYRAVAHNPTGRTGSGARTRKQWLLVCLVLWAVACFLGLPELVFSTVKHSHHRLACTAIYPPSMARPAKAALELLEVTLRFLLPFFVMVVCYSLVGRALSKAVGVRRDRKWRALRVLLAVVAVFLLTQLPYNVVKLCRAMDIIYMLVTDCEVSKGLDRALQVTESLALAHACINPLLYAFIGSSFRGHVLKVAKHLGQRLGKHPRHPKEEPAVEIALHMHNQTQSQSGSEDQDTSTFTI, from the coding sequence ATGGATGACTTCTATTACGACGATGAGGACTCCAGCCTGAATGACAGTTATGATTACAGCTTTGAACACAGTGTTTGTGATAAAGAGGCGGTGCGATCCTTTGGAAGTGTCTTCCTCCCGATCATCTACGCCATTGCCCTGGTGGTCGGCCTGGCTGGGAATGCCCTGGTTATTGTGGTCTACGCGTCAAAAGTGCGACTACGAACCCTAACAGATATGTGCATCCTCAACCTGGCCGTTTCCGATGTGCTGCTCCTCTTCACCCTGCCTTTCTGGGCGGCTGATGCCGTTCATGGCTGGAGGCTGGGCTCGGCGGCCTGCAAGATCACCTCCTTCCTCTACAGCACCAACTTCAGCTGCGGCATGCTGCTGCTGGCGTGTATCAGCGTGGATCGCTACCGCGCTGTGGCCCATAACCCGACAGGCAGAACAGGGAGCGGAGCCCGAACAAGGAAGCAGTGGCTCCTGGTGTGTTTGGTGTTGTGGGCTGTCGCCTGCTTCCTCGGCCTTCCTGAACTCGTCTTCTCCACAGTGAAGCACTCGCACCACAGGCTGGCGTGCACTGCCATCTACCCGCCCAGCATGGCCCGGCCTGCAAAGGCCGCCCTAGAGTTACTGGAGGTCACCCTGAGGTTCCTGCTCCCTTTCTTTGTCATGGTGGTGTGCTACAGTCTGGTGGGGCGGGCACTGAGCAAGGCTGTTGGggtgaggagagacaggaagtggcgTGCTCTGCGGGTCCTTCTTGCTGTGgtggctgtgttcctgctcacACAGCTGCCCTACAATGTGGTCAAGCTGTGCCGTGCTATGGACATCATCTATATGCTGGTGACCGACTGTGAGGTCAGCAAAGGTCTGGATCGTGCCCTTCAGGTGACTGAGAGCCTGGCGCTGGCACACGCCTGCATCAACCCCCTCCTCTACGCCTTCATCGGATCCTCCTTCAGGGGACACGTGCTCAAAGTCGCCAAGCACCTTGGACAGCGACTTGGGAAACACCCCAGACACCCTAAAGAGGAGCCTGCAGTGGAGATTGCACTCCATATGCACAATCAAACGCAATCACAGTCTGGTTCTGAAGACCAGGACACCAGCACCTTCACTATCTAA